AATCATGGTTATGTAATTACCTAATACTAATGTGCATCAAATTCTAGACTACAAATCATGGCCACGAAGGTTCGCCCACAATAATTTCGGATTGCTCACAAAGCGAGTAGTCGCTTTGGAATTAGTCGATTCGTAAAAATAAGTTGGATACCTAGGTTAATAAAAATAATCAACAAATTAACCCCTTTTCACATTTTCTATATATCAAATCAAATTATTTACTAAATTCATGaagaaataataatttttttttgttgatTTCAAACCGTTCCATGAACATAAAAGTATTatcataatgatatttataatcttataataacctttaaaataatattaaagttCTGTATTAAATATATCAACAACCATAATATACCAAATAACCATTATGTAATTAATATGTATATTCCAGTTCCACCCTTCAAAAACTACAAATTACAACATATTAACTCACCCTATAACAGAATTACCAATCTCAACAGAACATAATTCTAGCATCAAACAACTTGAATAAGGATCCAAATTTGATTTCTCAAATTCTAAGCAAATAAATACTAAGTTCAGGAGCTCCATTACTATCCGGATTCATCATATAGAAAGCTTCTGAATCCCTTGACCCCACAACCCTTTCAAACTTAGCCCTCATATACATTATCTCATCTTCATGAACTAAACTTTCATGTTCATGATCACTTGCTTTTTCACTAGGCAATACACCAGCTCCCATTGATATCGGCTCAACGGCTTTTAATACTTTCCATTCTTTCTCTCCACATTCACGTTTCATCGCGAAACCGCACTTTTTTCCATTACAATAAGTTCTCCAAATAGGTTCATCTAATATCTTTTTCAAGTTACCACCTTTTTTAATCTTGTCATCCTCTTTATCACATTCCAACGCGATCCTAACGAGCCCGGAAGCCATTTCTTTAACCAAACCACTTATTGGTGTTTGTAGCTCAATCAAGAAAGCCGGTTGGGACGTAGGAGTTTTTTGGAACACGAAATGGACATGGCCTTTTCGAGAGCCAAATAGAGTTCCTACAACCCTTGGGCCCAAACCATGCAATAAGTTCGCTCGGTTCTTATTCATTGCTGTAAGAACCGAGCGAACTCTAGCTATTGTGATGGTTTGGAGCTTTTTTCTAGTTAAACTTGATGGTAATTCGGTTTGTTGATTTTTTTGAAAGTGTGTGTGAAGGGAATTAGAGCCTTCttgttcttcttcatcttcattgctgactttgtttgaccaatGGAAGTGTTTTTTGTCTAGAGAGATTTTTGCCATGGTTGCTTTAGTATGAAAGAAAGATAATAATTAAAAGTGGAACAAGGCAACTACTTAAAGAGAGACTGATGTATactgtaattctacttttaattatTAATgtgtatttttaattttatttttaaaacccGATAGATAGATATGGGTCGGATCCTGCAAAAAGGGAAATATAAAGCAATACCACCAAAAAAAAGAGGTAAGTTTCAAAATAAAGAATGACAAGGATAAATGTCATCTTGGGCTCTTGGCCCCTTTTTTATGATTAGCAAATACTACAATTATTTTAGTTACATTTCTTTTATATTAAGTAGTGATTAGTTTACTTTTTTAACCAATATTTTCATTGTATCACATAAATGCCAATTACTAGTAAATTAACAATTTGTACCATATGCTTGATAATTCCACATAGTTGTTTCACATTTTGACAAACCTATATGTACTTGGTATGAAAAGTTGATTGACCTAGCAGTATCGAGGTGGTCTTTCAATCAATATGTTGGCGGTTCAAGTTGTGAGATGAGTCGGACTTAAAATTTATAACGATACAGAAGCACATTTAGTTCAAATTTCGACCCGATATCTTTGGCTTTTGGATCACATCGATGACAATGTTGTTTACAAGTTCACCTATAATtccattttggtaaaatcacaagaGAATAAAGGGAAGGGAACAAAGTAAATGTGTAACTTCACTTTCTTAGTGGGGTTAGAGAGAAGAGAATTCTTGACTGACCTTTTTTGTGTGTTTGTTTCTTGACCAGAACCCAACACAAAACCAAAAATATAAACAGATTACTCAGAGGGCAAAAAGAACACTCTTTATCCGAATACAACTTTTACTGCATACTGTACAAGTATGATTGTTTTTAACCACAAAAATCCATTATACATGATCAATAAAAAAACAGTGGCTCTCTGGGTTCTGCTGCCTCAGGGCTAAGCGATCCAGCAATCCATTATTGGCTGCAAAAGTAACACCCCAGACCCTTGTTTGGTCTATTCCATGATCAACATGtaccaactttttttttttttttttttttttttttttttatgtaccaACTCAGTATCTTTGTTCCGTATAATGTtgtactatatttatatttatttatatttatatgtaacagtatgtatttatttattttgatttttTTATGAGGAAAATCGGCAAATTAAAATACACGGAGTAATAGATTTTGCGATCTAAATGAGTCACATATAGTTCAGACACAAACATGTCATGATTGAATTAATCCCCCAATGACCACGGGCGTTCACAGGCAATGACTTTGGATTGCCAGCAAAGCGGGTAGTTGCCTGGGATTAGTCGACTCACAAAGTGATTCGGATATCGGATTTGATTCATGTTATCGGATTAATTAGCTATTTCTTAAGAAATAATTTACTTAATTAACGTAACAAATGCGATAGGACTGCATGCTAAACAGTAAAAGTCTACATTTTGTCTACAACTTTAATTATTAACATCAAAACGTTTTAGTTGATACACTCCATAATCACTTTCAAAACGCACGTATGTACACTTCCGTCACTTCAGATTCTTCTCACTACAACATGATCGCAATAACTTTTGTTCAATCAGGTAACAAAATCTTGATTTTTATAGTTTCATCTTCCAATCATTGAGATTTGTTAAGCTTTCGAGTCTTATTTCAAACTTAATCAATGTGCTTTAGGTTACTGTTatgttttagacaaaatttcattcctcgtctctgaactttacatcaaatttgactccataTCCTTTTTATTTtgtttgtgcattcctcgtccctaatgtatcaaaaatctacatccctcgtctctcgtctactttctgtcaaaacaTGCCGTTACCTCTTATCACGTGCatatcatgtgagggtattttagtctttttgATGTTTTTTTCCCCAAGCTGATCTTCTTTCTCAAATATAATATACACAAAACCCACATATTCAAAAACCACAGATTCAAAAAATTGATTTCTTCGACTACAGAAACGAGATCTAAATATAACAATTAACAAACAAGTGTCTATATCAATTGAATCTGCATAACAATTACATAATCTGATATGTAAAATTCTAcaaataattataacaattaacaAACAAAAACTAACCTTCATAACAAAATTCAAACTCTAAAACAATTTAATTGAAATAATCACATGAAGTTCTTAAACTCCGAGTTCCAAGATCCGATTTGGTGACTGAAATCGTGACCTGAGGCCGCCGGAGTATTGGATCTACACCAAATCGTGACTGAAATCGCGACATGAGGCCGCCAAAATTTGCAGATCGTGACTGAAATCGTGACTGAAATCTACACCAAATCGAAACTCGTCGGAAGTTGGTTCGTGTTGATAAATTGGTCCCGTCGAAATTTGCAGATAAGGAATTTGCAGATCTGGAATTAGTCAAAAACCCTTTGAGATGAAAAATGATTCTGTGGATGTGATGGTGTTGAAATAAGGTCATACGGAGTATTAGATAAACGCAGATCCAGATCAATGTATTTCTATATTTAAttctatatctataataataataataataataataataataataataattattattattattattattattatattatattatataatatataattgatatagatataaatattacagtaatattaatataactaatgaaAGGATAATTTTGacaaagacaaaaataccctcacatgatctGCATATGATAGGTGTTAACAGAAAAAATAGACAGAAAATAGACAGGAGGACGAGAGATGTAGATTTTTGATATATTAGTGACGAGGAATGCAAAAAAAAAGAAATGATATGAAGTCAAATTTAATGCAAAGTTGAGGATGAGAAATGAAATTTTGTTTATATTTTATGTCAAATTGAGGAAAAGGATAAAGGGGAATAAAGGAATAAAGAGTGCATATGTACTATGTAGGCCTGTTTTAGTCACCAAATCCAATGTGTAACAGTATATGTGTCTATGTTTCACCAACCTATGCCTTAAATTAGTCACTTGAGGACCCTACAAGTGCTAGCCCCACACTTGCATCCTACATTATTATACTACCGAGTAACAAATTCTAAAATAAAACAACTCATTACGTAATCATATGTGTGCCTTGTAATATGTAGTTTTTCTTTTTCACTTGGTGTCAATTTCttatttttactaaaaatatttTAAAGATACACGTAGTATTTTGCTAGTGGAGAATAACGTTAGTGCATACTACTTTGACTAAAACATATATTACTCGGTTAAGTGCAATATTCTTCATGTTAGGCTAGTCTTGTAAAATAGGCTTTTCTTGGTAAAAATTTAAACTAATTAAAGTGGTAGGAACTGCAATTAAACAAAGTTTCAAGAAATTTAGAACATGTAAAGAGATAGATGAAGTCTTAATATGAAATGCGGAAATTAAAGAATAAACGAATTGATTCAACACAAATTCATTGATGAATCATTGCAATTACATGAAATCGAATTACATGAAGAAGAAATGAAAGATAGAACTTAACTAACTAATCTGACACTAACTAACCTGCTTATAACGTCATTTGTAACTAACTACTAATAATTTACAAGATATACCCCTGAACTATCAATATGTACAATAATAACACCAAACATAAATAAGTTAATATTCCATATACTCCCCTCAAGATGGagcttgtaacgacccgcactttttcgatcatactatacttataagattaatatttacataaattaaaccttgccaacatgataagcaatccaaattgtcgaaacttatatttccgaaaagagttttacacaacgtttgaccgtctagtttgaccgatgatatcacgaactatacaatatatgataattatacgtttgtgtatataaatgtatatatacatatttaacatgattaataaatgttttaatatctcattttgtattaataacaacaagttatatgtgtattttgaaactactaacttaagttttcaaaacgataactatacgtaacgttatttgacataaatacttaagacatataatgtttatacatatattgtataagtaatgtatttaatcacttttaaggacttaaatacataaaaccatataagtgtattcacaaaagatagctatatttgaatcctcattccatttttcacaaaatttctatacgtatacctagagtatttatactcgtatcatacctagcttctatacgtatttactaatagtaaatacacatcaaatcaccaccaaacctactcttgttactgcccttagagctaggtaattgaatttggaagcaattaggactagatacataaaattatcacttgaaattttgtcttgATACTCCTTGGCCACGTTTTTTTAAAGGATCATCATGTATCCTCactttgattcattttcacttcaattctctagctaaaaacacacactctttcttcatctttgaactccataacaattcagtaacttaccaagaagatctagcttcaaaaaccatactaaaacaccataagaaaaccatacaaaaacacatcaagaaaaccctccaagaacaccaacttacttccaaactttcatccacttctatcacccttttgattctagcttcttactcctcttttacagcaaacttatccaaggaacttgaggtagtaactatgttcataaccttattcgattcatatatatatagctatctttttttgtggtacaaaagtttaacaacaagaacatagtttgaatgttttcaaacttgtttgcaaactaaatagatccttctaacttaacttttaaaatacttcaagacatgtaacataacttatttatatgttaatttaacaaggtaaaacttggtttttcaaagtataagtatttttagaaaaatggtcattaaatgattttgttgtaacaaaaatgtttaacttcatatgtttcactaatgtttcacttatgccgtatgattttgaatacaaaccaaggtatttacagttcatagtcttaaagaagaactcgatccaagaagatggcaatttgaatcaacgaaaacggatttgtaacgaagaaactatgaccgaaacaaaattggttatcctagatcatttcaactacgggatcaattggaaaaaatgatataaatcacatatttctaagataacatgatattttatatatatgtacttataattcaattttatatggttcaggatcacccgtaaacaatacgagaagattaatcataagatcccatgattgtacgcaacacgtcatttgacaacaccggtactttatgtacgcaacacgtcatttgacaacaccggtaccatgggtcaagattaatctcgaccaatacatatacgatggggttttatttatttcgttgggggttttatttatttcattgcgggtatattaaacatctaaaaatgaaccattaaaattgaattactaacatcggactgctaactacggactaaggaattattcaaagtattaaaagtataacaagtatatatttataacgtttgtttaaaaatgaaaacatattgatatattatatatggataggttcgtgatatcaaccggaagaccgagtcaaattatttatatcatcaagacaagagtgagtatatagtcccatttttaaactctaaatatttcgggatgagaatacatgtattttatgttttacgatatggacacaagtaactgaaaaatatattctacgttgagttgtaccactggcatacttccctgtagcttggtaactaatatttacagcggtattgtaaacgcgaatcctgttgatagatctatcgggcctgacaaccccaaccggactggacgaccagtattcaacggttgcacagtacttcgttttgtgactacacttggtacggtgtagtaagatttcatattaaagggaatatgcgacgtgaaaatgttaagtatggttaccgagtgctcaaccacttagaatacttttattaaactgtttatatacgaaatcttgtggtctatatatatattgctgccggcattaaacctatatctcaccaactttatgttgaccttttaaaacatgtctattctcaggagattactaaagcttccgctgcatcatgttggatctaaccaggatcttgcgtacgcatgtttgtgtcaaaaataaaactgcatatccgagatgttgtattgtaaaatatgctagaaaccgtgttgttgtcatcatttgtaaagtttgtaagtcgaagattatcgctaaacgttaatcttctttttattgtcttaagcttgtaacaaaaataatggttatggtttgtaatgtataatatatgcagttttctttcaaaaatgtctcatatagaggtcaatacctcgcaatgaaatcatacgttatctaacgcgttcttatggttaaggacgggttatgacatgtggtatcagagcggtggtcttagcgaaccaggtttgcattagtgtgtctaaccgagaagtcgttaggatacattagtaagtctggactttgaccgggtctgatttaaaaaccattgcttatcattgttggttaaaatttatatgtaaatattatgtagtactaatgggttagttgttgtatgatagatgtcgggctcaaaacttgttatcacattcagcgactccgaatcagaaccttcagattgtgtttcagtcattaacatatccgatgacgaaagtggtatttttggagaagactcacaatttccggatgaaccaactatagaaatatcggaaagtgaacccgaggaggaaagtgaacccgaggaggaaagtgaacccgaggaggaaagtgaacccgaggaagaaatacaggaaattacaaaggacgagttcgaactaggaaagaaacgaaaagctagtgaattagaaaatccaaatcccgagtttaatgagaatgaagtggcaccaattccactcaacactaccacccctatccccgctattcctattagtgctatccccgcatctagttcttcggcacctcagccaaaacgtagggagacagctaggattcgcgttgggggattccctggacataaatgttttgggaaatagaccaaatgatgcgctaccgtattaaaccatggaatcacataatgttttgtataatattattagtgtggtttgtttaaagtttgatgtaagcatatgtaaaatagcgaagtatgaaatgcaataattttccatggttaagtattatttagattgtagtaattgattctgtactaagctattaagtatgaacattaacgggtaggtactacccaagatataattataaaacgctaataagaagaaaaggcttttataataatacctggttcatattattaacaagctataaatgtactataaatacacactacatctataatattccatgtgaataattattttctttcattaggaaatggcgcgattgaatcgaatgacggaacaagaactcgaggaacttatcaaccagcgagtgaacgatagaatgctatgggtcgaagctgcaagagctgctgcagttaacccaaatcctcgtgtaggatgctcctacaagacgtttcaagcttgcaagccatcatcattcagtggaacggaaggaccgatcggtttaacccgatggatagaaaagatggagacggtgttcaaaatcagtggttgtgatgaaaaagacatgaccaagtttgcatcatgcactttacaagatagtgcactcacatggtggaagaattatgtgaaggcggtaggaggagatgtagcttatgatactccatgggaagaattcaaagcaatgataatcaccgagtattgtccaaggaatgaggttattaagttagaagatgagttacgaagtttgaaggtggttggtactgaaatcaccaactacaaccagcgattcatggaattagttttgctatgtcctgaattggttccaaccgaagaacggaagattgaaatgtacaaagctggtttgcccaaaaaggtcaaggcaaatgttacagcatcgaaacctaagacaattcatgaagctataaccatggcaaacgagctaatggatcaggtcatcatggataagaaagtatccaatactgatgtgaaggtatcaggtaacaaaagaaagtggaatggaaattatgatcgaggtaaccaacaacaatcttttaagaaacaagaaaacacgcaaggtgcgggtagtggtttaagctttggttataaaggacaaaatcctttatgtaaccgatgccacaaacatcactctggctactgtaatgtggtatgcaacaaatgtaatcgaaagggtcatcttgctgaagattgtagggctctcgttacaaatacaaatggtaccaagactcctgccaccaacgcaaatagaactgctttggctaacattacttgttttgggtgtggaaaacaaggtcactataagagccagtgcccgaatcagaatggcgaacctgcacgtggaagagcgtttgttattaatgctagagaggcacgagaagacccggagcttgttacgggtacgtttaccattaataacttatcagcatctgttttatttgatactggcgccgatagaagttacgtgtgtataaatttttacactaaattgaattgttcatcattacctctagatgctaagtacttgattgagttagctaatggtaagctaattaaagccgataaaatttgtcgtgattgtgaaataaatctagccggagaaacgtttaaaatcgacttaatacccgtagaattaggaggttttgatgtaatagtcggcatggactggatgtccaaaataggagcggaagttgtttgtgccaagaaggcaattcgtattcctggtaaggataaaatactggtgatgatttatggagagaagggtaattcaaagctaaaactcattagctgtatgaaagccaagaagtgtttagaaaagggatgttacgctattttagcacatgttaataaagtcgaaaagaaagaaaagtatatcaacgacgtgcctgtggcaagagattttcctgaagtttttccggaagaattgccgggattacctccatttagatcggtagaatttcaaatagatttagtaccaggagctgcaccagtggctcgtgcgccatatagacttgcaccgtccgaattaaaagaacttcaaagtcagttaaaagaattattggaccgtggattcatacgaccaagtacatcaccgtggggagctccaattttgtttgttaagaagaaagatggatcttttaggatgtgtatagattatcgtgaattaaataagttaactatcaagaatcggtatccactaccgagaattgatgatttatttgatcaattgcaaggatcatgtgtttattcgaaaattgacctaagatcgggctatcatcaattacgtgtcaaagaagaagatataccgaaaactgcttttcggacacgctacggtcattacgaatttttggttatgccgtttggattgacgaatgcgccagctgtattcatggacctcatgaatcgagtttgtagtccatatttagataagtttgttatcgttttcattgatgatattcttatctattccaagag
This genomic window from Rutidosis leptorrhynchoides isolate AG116_Rl617_1_P2 chromosome 2, CSIRO_AGI_Rlap_v1, whole genome shotgun sequence contains:
- the LOC139889194 gene encoding protein MIZU-KUSSEI 1-like, with translation MAKISLDKKHFHWSNKVSNEDEEEQEGSNSLHTHFQKNQQTELPSSLTRKKLQTITIARVRSVLTAMNKNRANLLHGLGPRVVGTLFGSRKGHVHFVFQKTPTSQPAFLIELQTPISGLVKEMASGLVRIALECDKEDDKIKKGGNLKKILDEPIWRTYCNGKKCGFAMKRECGEKEWKVLKAVEPISMGAGVLPSEKASDHEHESLVHEDEIMYMRAKFERVVGSRDSEAFYMMNPDSNGAPELSIYLLRI